GAAATACTCTCAGAAAGGGTGAACAGTATGTTTCAAATCATAAggctgttttttgtgtttttcttaacatctttattggagtatgattgctttacaatgttgtgtcataAGGCTGTTTTAACATAAACAGgataagaaaaaaactatttcatTAGATTTCAGTGCTCTTTTTATTATGCTGTGCTGCTTTCCAAATAAGTTGGATTTGagttttttaaagagaaggacTGTAGTATTCCTGTGTgagttcaagggtcaactatgcTTGGCACCTAGacattcagaaaatattcacaGTGTACTATGGTTGATGAGGTTATGAGAGATACTCAGTCTCATGTGTGTTATCTGTGGACTCTGTGATAAACACTTAAAATGTCTGAAATTTAACTGTTTCCTAGAACTGTCTCTTAAATTGAGAACAGCCAGTGCAGCAGCAATTCTTGTTTCTCCTTATGTTTTTCATGTAGGAGAATGCCTATCTCTGGCGCACATCGCTGTATTTGGCTGCCTCTGCCAGTGCTGAATTCTTTGCTGACATTGCTCTGGCTCCTATGGAAGCTGCTAAGGTTCGAATTCAAACCCAACCAGGATATGCTAACACTTTGAGGGATGCAGCTCCCAAAATGTATAAGGAAGAAGGCTTAAAGGCGTAAGTAAACATTTGCCtaaatatatagtataaaaaTACTCATTTGAGAAAACCGCATTTGTTAGCATTAAACTTGCCAGGCCagactttctctttttcacatcTCTTTCCCCCTCACATAGAACATAAACTCTAGGGGCAAGGATAAGTTGATACATGGCTTGAACCCTGAAttaaggggttttttttcccctaaagttaGAATCATTTGTCAGTCTACAAATGACTTGATATTTGACCTAAATATTAACTCTTAACTTGGGGGTTGGGGAGTGCCCTTGTTAGAATTCTTGTCATCTATGTTCACAGTTAAGAATTTGCATATAGTCAGGCCACACATGCTTCCTTAGATCCACCTTTGTGGATGCCAATCTTGAGCTGAGTTCTGCTTGTAAACTTACTGTTTCTTGTAGTTCCAGTCAAAGAAACATCCAGCAACTTTTTTGGTTGTATAGTCAAAGGTGCTTGAGTCATTGGCATGTGAGATAAATATACCTGCATGTTAGTCTTAGGTTCTGATAGAAATGACATGCAGTGGTGCTGCCATTTTGTTACTATCAGGACTTGACTGGTGTGCGGACACTTCtgttaataatgaaaaagtctgctAGATGAATGTATGCAACTGAGTAAAATAAGTCTTCTGATTTCCTAGATTCTACAAGGGGGTTGCTCCTCTCTGGATGAGACAGAtaccatacaccatgatgaagttcGCCTGCTTTGAACGTACTGTTGAAGCATTGTACAAGTTTGTGGTTCCCAAGCCCCGAAGTGAATGTTCAAAGCCAGAGCAGCTGGTTGTCACATTTGTGGCAGGTTACATAGGTATGAATTATTTAGAACATGCTTGTCTGTGAAATTAAGAATAATCATTTCCAGTATTGGCCTCTTTTGTGAGGGAAAAATATTCCAAAGAAGTTTTATCTTTCCATTGCGTTTTATATACTCTTCAGGATTCACAAATACTTGCTAATTCGTTCCTAAAATAATTGTCTTGTGGTTTGCATGTCATAATTAAGCTCGGGAATGTATTGACTTCACTGCTGTgcctttttctgttgtttttccagTAACAAATCTTTAATACAAGAGAAAGTGTTAAAATCTCAATATAACTTGAGGGATTGTTCTGTTTTACATAGGGTAGACTGCTTCATAACTTTTCTTGTCAGTCTCActctaaaatatgatttttttaaacacaagaaaattttattacttATGAAAAGGTTGTTGGCTGTgatgtgaaaattttttttaactgacccCATATTGGATCATTTATCTTGACTTTGTTCAGCTGGAGTCTTCTGTGCCATTGTTTCTCACCCTGCTGATTCTGTGGTGTCTGTGTTGAATAAAGAGAAGGGCAGCAGTGCATCTCTGGTCCTCCAGAGACTTGGATTTagaggtaagattttttttttctcccatctaAAGAAAGAATAACATTTTGGAGTATATTTTTCACtcacatttcatattttatcCAGGTGTATGGAAGGGACTCTTTGCCCGTATCATCATGATCGGCACTCTGACTGCACTGCAGTGGTTCATCTATGACTCCGTGAAGGTCTACTTCAGGCTCCCTCGCCCTCCTCCACCTGAGATGCCAGAATCTCTGAAGAAGAAGCTTGGGTACACTCAGTAGATGAAAGCAAATGTGGACTGAATCTGCTTGTTGATCAGTGTTGAGGAAAATGCAGAAGGAACTTTTATATATTTGACAGTGTAGGAAATTGTCTATTCCTAATATAATTACTGTAGTGCTCTTGCCAGAAGCAAGAGTTTCAAACTTACTGTTGAAATAAACCCAACTGTTCATGATTTGTCTGTGacttgataattatttttaaaactagtttttaaagaattaaccctaaaatggaaagaattatgCACACATTAAAAcctcaaggaaaaaaattcactgtTGGTTGAATGCTATGATCTCTACTCATAAATTGTCATATGTTTCAGGATTTGTCACTCAAGAGAGTTCTTACATTTTTAGGAACCATgccctaaatttttaaaaacaattgttCAGTTTGAATATGGATAGATATTCATTTGTGGTTTATTTTGACAAGTACATTTCAGTATATAATCAAATTTTTGCAACACTTACTATACTTTTCAAAATCCTAATCAGTGTGCTAATCCTTATTTGTAAAAGAAGGTAATCTAAGTTAGGCTGTTTCTTAGAAtggtagttttttaaaaggaCCAAAACATTTGATAGCTAAAAACTATTTCAGGTAACTTAATTCTCCTCACCCAGATCTGACTttctaaattacaaaaaaaattaccatgaactatttccagttttgtttttaaggtacCTGCTTGACACCTGGAGTAGGTGAATGCCCCTGGGACGGCGGCACTTTGGCATATTCAAGCATCTGGAATTTGGTTTAAGcccaaactgatttttttaaagctagaaaGTAAGCCACTGTTTAGTTTTCCCTTGTATTTTGGTTAGGAAGTATAAAAGCCCAATCTGTAATATAGTTTATTTGTTCAAGTCTGATTACATTTTACCTTGAGGCCTTTGGGTATAATAATCTGGATTGAGTTGACAGTCCCTGTGTAAAGTATGCAGATGGGACCTCAGGAAAAAAACTTTGAAGGAGTCTAAACAGGAAGAGAAATGTTTTCATTACAAACCCATGTTATAAGGTCAGTGAACTAATTTAGAAACCAGGTGTATCTCATTGCATGTTAACTTCTCTCTATCATCATCACCTGGTCTTGTTTAAGGTTCCAGCCTTATTTTACCTGTGTTGCAGAGAAAAAGGAGGGGTTATGGGTGTAAATTTGGGCCAAACTGTCAAAAGGTAGAGCTGCGGTCTGAGCCCAAGCAAATGATGGCTGTGGTAGTTGGTGTCATCAGTGTGCATTAgttactgctgtgtaacaaatcatctGAAATGTAATGGCGTGAGATGATATGATCTCAAgctttctgtgggtcagaaattcagGAGCATTTGTTGGACTCTCCTGCTTCTGTGTCTCATGAAGTTACGATCAGATGGTAGCTCTGGGGTCATCTCCAAAGACTTTTTCACATCCAGCTAGAGGGAGATTCTTTGAGCATCTCGCTGTTAGTGGCTCAGTCTTTCCTCAAAATCCACAGCATGGTGGCTTTAGGGCAACTGGACTTATTTCAGGGCTCTGAAGTGGAGCCAGGCAGAAGCTGGATCTTTTATAGGACTTAGCCTTGGAAGTCCTAGCATCACTTCCACTATACTCTTGGTCACCAGAAGTCCCAGAAGATCAATTCCCAGCTTCATGGAAAAGGAACACAGACTCCACCTCCTACTGGGAGGAGGGTCAGTCACATTGTAAGAGCCTGTGGgatttgatatatatgtatattgggCCAACGCAGAGGTGGACTGTGGATTGAAAAACTTTAGGGTATGCAGTTCAGCCAGCCTTCACCATGAGAGACTTCCACTGCCAGCCAGGattcaagttttattttcaagAGAAGCAATAGGTTTCATTTGTGGGTATTGACATAAAGTATGCTGTGTTCAAGCTGTCAAGAATTGCTTGCTATTTGTAGTTAGAGAACTTTCAAAGCTATTTCTGAGAGGTAAAACCATTTCATCCTCAAGATTCCATTAAGATGCCCACTTAAAATGTGAATtcccattttgtattttaaaatttattcatgcTGAAAATAAAGATTCTAATAAGGATATTTTAACATTGTTTTTTCACATTTggctttaagaaaatgttaattccACAAAGCAGAACCCAGCGGGATGAGTATATGTGATTAGTTGTTTAATTGAATTATGTCTTAACACTAGGACATAATTAGTAGTTTCCAGAGGGatcaaataaaattcaacttGTCTCTAAGAAACTCTTAAGAAAGCCAGATATTTGCTAAATTATCTGGTGACATGtacaacaaaactgaaaaacttaACAGCTTAACCAAATCTCCATTGTGTGAAAGCTTCATGAAATGTTTTGATACCATTTTGGGGAAAGTGTCCACAATATTCATCAAGTTTGGTGTATGGCAGTCAGTCTTGCTGCTAAATTAGGAGTTACATACTGTTTCTTCAACataaattatatgatcatattgtttatacaatttttatcatTTACATGATAAATCAATAATTGTTAAAAATCCCAGATACCATGTGGATAAGAAACTGATTGCAAACTTTGAGGAATCTGGAGTTCACAACTGAATGCTGTGCCTCTTGATATATAAAACAATGATGTACCTTAGTAGGCTAGCTACTCTTAACAGCTCTCACCTCAGATATTATCTACtgaatcattttctcttttgcaagGCAGCCCTGACTTCACATCCTCCGAAGTGGTCATAGGAGGTGCATGAGATGTTCATCTCACATTGATACTGTTTATGAATCTTTGGTGACTTGAATTTCCTAGAAAGCAACTATTCCAAGGTTTTCATGTGTGGTTTTATAGACTCTAAAAGTGCCATGCATGCAACAGTCACCTAAAGGTTGGCTATACTGAATGAAAGCCTAGAGGGTGTGTCTCCTACATAAGATACAATTCCTACCTAATATACTGTGATTTGATGTACAAGTCAGCTAGGTTTCTTCGTGGAACGCAGCATATGCAAGATTTGAAGAGGGAGGATAATTCATGTTAGGGGCAGTATCTATCATTTCAAGACCCATGATCTCAACACCAGGAGGCTGTATCAACCAAGGTTAAAGCTACTTTTTTAGACATCATTAATATTCCGAAAATAATGTAATCAACTTTTAATCATGGATAAACAATTCTTCACTGATTTTATTGACTGCACAACAGGTTAGACTTTAAATAGTATTAAAGCAGGGAAATTCCACAGAAAGCTGAAGATGACTCACCTGTAAGAGACCATATCTATTATTGAAGtgattaattttacattttctactgTTGGGAAACAGATCCAAAGTTTTCCATTCTATATTTGCCTCCAAAGCTATCTGTCTTGAAAACAAAATCATGACAATGAACCTAGTGACATTCCAGATTTGAGGGTTCCTTCAAGAAAGTCCTGCTCAGGATGGCTACCAAATTACTGATAGATTTGTGAATCGTTAAAATAATGAGTAGAATAGCACCAAACAAGATGAGTGCCTCATTTATTTGGCACtgatagaaattaaatttttttttttggctgtgctatgtggcttgcgagtcttagttccctgaccagggattgaacctgggccccggcagtgaaagcgccgagtcctaagcactggaccaccacggaattgCCCAGAAACTAATGTTTTTCATTAATGAATTTTCAGAtagttgaatttatatttttaagtgctgaaatttttcttcttttttttgaacttttgaattttatttatttatttatacagcaggttcttattaattatccattttctacatattagtgtatacatgtcaatcccaatctcccaattcatcacaccaccaccaccacccctgccgcttgccaccttggtgtccatacgtttgttctctacatctgtgtctcaatttctgccctgcaaaccggttaatctggaccatttttctaggttccacatatatgcgttaatatacgatatttgtttttctccttctgacttacttcactctgtatgacagtatctagattcatccacgtctctacaaataacccattttctttccttattagggctgaataatattccattgcaaatatgtaccacatcttctttatccattcatctcttgatgggcatttaggttgcttccatgacctggctatggttgtcttttcatcttgtttgtagcttcctttgctttgcaaaagcttttaagttccattaggtgccatttgtttatttttgtttttatttccattactctaggaggtgggtcaaaaaagatcttgctgtgatttatgtcaaagagtgttcttcctatgttttcctctaagagttttatagtgtccagtcctacatttaggtctctaattcattttgagtttatttttgtgtatggtgttagggagtgttctaatttcattcttttacatgtagctgtccagttttcccagcaccacttattgaagagactgtcttttctccattgtatatccttgcctcctttgtcatagattagttgaccataggtgcgtgggtttatctctgggctttctatcttgttccattgatctacgtttctgtttttgtgccagtaccatattgccttgattactgtagctttgtagtatagtctgaagtcagggagtctgattcctccagctccgttttttttccctcaagactgctttggctatttggggtcttttgtgtctccatacaaattctaagattttttgttctagttctgtaaaaaatgccgttggtagtttgagagggattgctttgaatctgtagattgctttgggtagtatagtcattttcacaatactgatgcttccagtccaagaacatggtatatctctccatctgtttgtatcatctttaatttctttcatcagtgtcttacagttttctgcatacaggtctttttttctccctaggtaggtttattcctaggtattttagtctttttgctgcagtggtaaatgagagtgtttgcttaatttctctttcagatttttcatcattattgtacaggaatgcaagagatttctgtgcattaattttgtattctgcaactttaccaaattcattgattagctctagtagttttctggtggcatctttaggattctctatgtatagtatcatgtcatctgcaaacagtgacagttttacttcttcttttccaatttgtattcctttatttctttttcttctctgattgccatggctaggacttccaaaactatgttgaataatagtggcgagagtggacatccttgtcttgttcctgatcttagaggaaatgctttca
The genomic region above belongs to Balaenoptera musculus isolate JJ_BM4_2016_0621 chromosome 10, mBalMus1.pri.v3, whole genome shotgun sequence and contains:
- the SLC25A3 gene encoding phosphate carrier protein, mitochondrial isoform X1, whose product is MFSSVAHLARANPFNAPHLQLVQDGLAGPRSNPAGPPGPPRRSRKLAAAAVEEQYSCDYGSGRFFLLCGLGGIISCGTTHTALVPLDLVKCRMQVDPQKYKGIFNGFSITLKEDGVRGLAKGWAPTFIGYSMQGLCKFGFYEVFKVLYSNMLGEENAYLWRTSLYLAASASAEFFADIALAPMEAAKVRIQTQPGYANTLRDAAPKMYKEEGLKAFYKGVAPLWMRQIPYTMMKFACFERTVEALYKFVVPKPRSECSKPEQLVVTFVAGYIAGVFCAIVSHPADSVVSVLNKEKGSSASLVLQRLGFRGVWKGLFARIIMIGTLTALQWFIYDSVKVYFRLPRPPPPEMPESLKKKLGYTQ
- the SLC25A3 gene encoding phosphate carrier protein, mitochondrial isoform X2; translated protein: MFSSVAHLARANPFNAPHLQLVQDGLAGPRSNPAGPPGPPRRSRKLAAAAVEEYSCEYGSAKFYALCGFGGVLSCGLTHTAVVPLDLVKCRMQVDPQKYKGIFNGFSITLKEDGVRGLAKGWAPTFIGYSMQGLCKFGFYEVFKVLYSNMLGEENAYLWRTSLYLAASASAEFFADIALAPMEAAKVRIQTQPGYANTLRDAAPKMYKEEGLKAFYKGVAPLWMRQIPYTMMKFACFERTVEALYKFVVPKPRSECSKPEQLVVTFVAGYIAGVFCAIVSHPADSVVSVLNKEKGSSASLVLQRLGFRGVWKGLFARIIMIGTLTALQWFIYDSVKVYFRLPRPPPPEMPESLKKKLGYTQ